In Carassius gibelio isolate Cgi1373 ecotype wild population from Czech Republic chromosome B20, carGib1.2-hapl.c, whole genome shotgun sequence, the following are encoded in one genomic region:
- the pdgfra gene encoding platelet-derived growth factor receptor alpha, whose protein sequence is MGFVETHLVFGIVLLGIFLDVSKPFPVINSDQKEFILTPHSEFTITCSGERTVTWVEPLPPNSEVQSGFNHSTLMIADADASNTGYYTCSYEDQPEKDTDIYIFVQDPEVPFVSESTVETDEMGTTIPCRATNPHSQVILRNLQSGVEVSVLYDHKLGFFGVITPGHYVCETSVNGKAVQSIVYNVTNDMDDDDDDDDGDVDEEKSFYIKLSASMEDVKEGDAVNLTCETSPGKAFHQQWLHPQKQAGNAVSMKLTFPDKVQYILNIPKASVADTGLYECAVTNQLTDQTKSLSLGITVHESSFVEVISNGIGPVEVVSLLEEKEFTIYIDADPEPKVRWFKDDLPLDDSYISTKTTHLQGLRYENILVLRHPIEEDSGVYEIVASTGSMTSRFSFKLLVEAMYPELPQSVLAPVMWPQRDSMEVSLHSTFRLTCRGQAELSWHGPVYLHDQFDSEKKGLFISTVTVGNATAAHTGKYICYYDSSNNTEETSIYIYVPDPETPFVQSMIPFENHVLTSHDEMEIPCRVTDPSAEVSLIHIESNQVLPSVYDSTRGFTGLFSSGTYVCRALTNGQTHDSIEYIVHGWTGGSDVEVELRAEKKALLVGETITVDCVARNSEILEDHWKYPGKMAGRGVKTVKENKRDLEIHYTLTVTNASLKDSGVYACSITDVKSNESQTKQLTITVYGQEFVHINPMTGPVETTRLDEVREFRVAIQSFPAPKVTWLKDGSVLGDVAAEIATSLLKIDETSYQGMLTLIRAKAEDSGNYTIRAETGSQTASNSFYLQVKVPPVIVDLVDIHHGSAAGQEVVCTAAGSPAPDVDFYICKNIKHCANDSSQWMPLPINSTGITVKLQMEVDNNIESHIIFHHLESTIAVRCLARNDMGAVSREVKLVSNGPHSELTVAAAVLVLLVIVIISLIVLVIIWKQKPRYEIRWRVIESVSPDGHEYIYVDPMQLPYDSRWEFSRDSLVLGRVLGSGAFGKVVEGTAYGLSHSQPVMKVAVKMLKPTARSSEKQALMSELKIMTHLGPHLNIVNLLGACTKSGPIYIITEYCFYGDLVNYLHKNRDGFLSRHTEKGKKELDIFGINPADESSRSYVILSFEGKGDYMDMKQADTVQYVPMLEMSEASKYSPIQRSDYDHPPSQRQFNESEVENLLSDDTTEGLTTMDLLSFTYQVARGMEFLASKNCVHRDLAARNVLLSQGKIVKICDFGLARDIMHDNNYVSKGSTFLPVKWMAPESIFDNLYTTLSDVWSYGILLWEIFSLGGTPYPGMVVDSSFYNKIKSGYRMAKPEHSSSDVYELMMKCWNSEPEKRPSFHSLSETVASLLPSGYKRCYERVNRDFLKSDHPAVTRVQCVDNDDAYMGVLYKNQGKMKDRESGFDEQRLSSDSGYIIPLPDLDPLSHEDYSKRNRHSSQTSEESAIETGSSSSMTKREGETLEDITLLDEMCLDSGDLVEDSFL, encoded by the exons ATGGGGTTCGTGGAGACACATCTCGTTTTTGGGATTGTCTTACTAGGGATATTTTTAG ATGTTTCAAAACCGTTTCCAGTAATTAATTCAGATCAAAAGGAATTTATTCTCACACCTCATTCTGAGTTCACCATCACTTGCTCCGGAGAGAGGACAGTGACATGGGTCGAGCCTTTACCACCCAACAGTGAAGTGCAGTCCGGATTTAATCACAGTACTTTGATGATCGCTGATGCTGATGCCTCTAACACAGGATACTACACCTGCAGTTATGAGGATCAACCTGAAAAAGACACTGATATCTACATTTTTGTTCAAG ATCCTGAGGTTCCATTCGTGTCTGAATCTACTGTTGAGACAGATGAGATGGGCACAACTATCCCCTGCCGCGCTACAAACCCACATTCTCAAGTGATTCTCAGAAACCTGCAGAGTGGAGTTGAAGTTTCTGTGCTTTACGACCACAAACTCGGCTTTTTTGGTGTAATAACACCTGGTCACTATGTTTGCGAGACGAGTGTGAATGGCAAAGCGGTGCAGAGCATCGTTTATAACGTGACAAATGACATGG atgatgatgatgatgatgatgatggtgatgttgATGAAGAGAAGAGCTTCTACATAAAGCTGAGTGCCAGTATGGAGGATGTGAAAGAGGGGGATGCTGTCAATCTGACCTGTGAGACGTCTCCTGGGAAGGCTTTCCACCAGCAGTGGCTGCATCCCCAAAAACAG GCCGGAAATGCTGTTTCAATGAAGTTAACTTTCCCGGACAAGGTTCAGTACATCCTCAACATCCCGAAAGCCTCTGTGGCAGACACTGGACTCTATGAGTGTGCTGTTACCAACCAGCTCACTGATCAAACCAAGTCTCTCAGCCTGGGAATCACAGTCCACG AGAGCTCTTTTGTGGAAGTAATATCTAATGGCATTGGGCCAGTGGAGGTTGTGTCGCTTCTGGAGGAAAAAGAGTTCACTATTTACATTGATGCTGACCCTGAGCCAAAGGTCAGGTGGTTTAAAGATGACCTTCCGCTGGATGACAGCTACATCTCCACCAAGACCACTCATCTACAAGGCCTCAG GTATGAGAATATTCTGGTTCTCCGTCACCCCATAGAGGAAGACAGTGGCGTCTATGAGATTGTTGCATCCACTGGTTCCATGACTTCAAGATTTTCTTTCAAACTGCTTGTTGAAG CTATGTACCCAGAGCTGCCACAGTCAGTGCTGGCTCCAGTCATGTGGCCCCAGAGGGACAGCATGGAGGTGTCTCTCCACTCCACTTTCCGACTCACGTGTCGCGGTCAGGCCGAGCTCTCCTGGCACGGCCCTGTTTATCTCCACGATCAGTTCGACTCTGAAAAAAAAGGACTCTTCATCTCTACTGTGACTGTTGGCAATGCGACGGCCGCCCATACAGGAAAATACATCTGCTACTATGACTCCAGCAATAACACTGAGGAGACCTCCATCTATATTTATGTGCCAG ATCCAGAAACGCCATTTGTGCAGTCCATGATCCCTTTTGAAAACCATGTGCTGACGAGTCATGATGAAATGGAGATTCCCTGCCGTGTGACGGACCCCAGTGCCGAAGTCTCCCTGATTCACATCGAGTCCAATCAGGTTCTGCCCAGCGTCTATGACAGCACGAGAGGATTCACTGGCCTCTTCAGCTCTGGGACGTATGTCTGCAGGGCCCTCACTAACGGACAGACGCATGACAGCATAGAGTACATTGTTCATGGCTGGACAG GAGGGTCTGATGTGGAAGTCGAGCTGCGAGCAGAGAAGAAAGCTCTTCTGGTGGGTGAGACCATCACCGTTGACTGTGTAGCCAGAAACAGTGAGATACTGGAGGACCACTGGAAATACCCTGGGAAAATG GCGGGTCGAGGAGTAAAGACCGTAAAGGAGAATAAGCGCGATCTTGAGATCCATTATACTCTGACAGTGACTAATGCCTCATTAAAAGACAGCGGCGTCTATGCTTGCTCCATCACTGATGTTAAGAGCAATGAGAGCCAAACCAAACAACTCACTATTACAGTCTATG GTCAAGAGTTTGTGCACATAAATCCAATGACTGGTCCAGTGGAGACTACTAGGCTGGACGAGGTGCGAGAGTTCAGGGTGGCCATACAGTCTTTCCCTGCCCCCAAAGTCACATGGTTAAAGGACGGATCGGTCTTGGGAGATGTTGCTGCAGAGATCGCCACCAGCCTCCTTAAAATCGATGAGACCAG ttacCAAGGCATGTTGACCCTGATCAGGGCTAAAGCAGAGGACAGTGGGAACTATACTATCAGGGCAGAGACAGGCAGCCAGACAGCCAGCAACAGTTTCTACCTTCAGGTTAAAG TTCCCCCCGTGATTGTGGACCTGGTGGATATCCACCACGGCTCTGCTGCAGGTCAGGAAGTGGTGTGTACCGCTGCTGGCTCCCCCGCCCCTGATGTGGACTTTTATAtctgtaaaaacattaaaca CTGTGCCAACGATTCCTCCCAGTGGATGCCACTTCCGATCAACTCTACGGGCATCACAGTCAAACTGCAAATGGAAGTGGACAACAACATTGAGAGTCACATCATCTTCCACCATCTTGAGAGCACAATTGCTGTGCGCTGTCTGGCCAGGAATGACATGGGCGCTGTGTCACGAGAGGTTAAACTCGTGTCAAATG GTCCGCACTCGGAGCTGACTGTGGCTGCTGCTGTTCTGGTGCTGCTGGTCATTGTCATCATCTCACTCATTGTGCTGGTCATTATCTGGAAACAG AAACCACGTTATGAGATCAGATGGCGTGTGATTGAATCGGTCAGTCCGGACGGTCACGAGTACATCTATGTGGACCCCATGCAGCTTCCATATGACTCTCGCTGGGAGTTCTCTCGGGATTCACTTGTACTGG gtcgTGTCCTGGGCTCAGGTGCATTTGGGAAAGTGGTGGAAGGCACTGCTTATGGACTTAGTCATTCTCAACCTGTGATGAAAGTGGCAGTGAAAATGCTTAAAC CGACAGCGCGCTCCAGTGAGAAACAGGCTTTGATGTCAGAGCTGAAAATTATGACACACCTGGGCCCTCACCTAAACATTGTCAACCTTCTGGGAGCGTGCACCAAATCAG GACCAATCTACATTATCACGGAGTATTGTTTCTATGGAGACCTGGTGAACTACTTGCATAAGAACAGAGATGGGTTTCTCAGCCGCCACacagaaaagggaaagaaagagCTAGACATCTTTGGCATCAACCCAGCTGATGAGAGTAGCAGGAG CTATGTCATCCTATCTTTTGAGGGGAAAGGTGATTATATGGACATGAAGCAGGCAGACACCGTGCAGTACGTCCCAATGCTGGAAATGAGTGAAGCCTCAAAATACTCCCCCATCCAGAGATCAGACTACGACCACCCTCCCTCTCAAAGACAATTCAACG AGAGTGAAGTTGAGAACCTTCTCTCAGATGACACCACTGAAGGCCTGACGACAATGGACCTCCTCAGTTTCACCTATCAGGTGGCACGTGGGATGGAGTTCTTGGCCTCTAAGAAC TGTGTACACAGAGACTTGGCTGCACGTAATGTCCTGCTGTCTCAAGGCAAGATAGTGAAGATCTGTGACTTTGGACTGGCCAGAGACATCATGCATGATAACAACTACGTCTCCAAAGGAAGT actttCCTTCCAGTAAAATGGATGGCCCCTGAGAGTATCTTTGATAACTTATACACTACACTTAGTGACGTCTGGTCTTATGGCATCTTATTATGGGAGATCTTCTCTCTTG GAGGGACTCCTTATCCAGGTATGGTTGTGGATTCCAGCTTCTACAACAAGATCAAGAGTGGATACCGAATGGCGAAACCTGAGCATTCATCCAGTGATGT CTATGAACTTATGATGAAGTGTTGGAACAGTGAACCAGAGAAGAGACCGTCTTTCCACAGCCTGAGTGAAACGGTGGCCTCTCTGCTGCCTTCAGGATATAAGAGA TGCTACGAACGTGTGAATCGTGACTTCCTGAAGAGCGATCACCCCGCTGTGACTCGGGTGCAGTGCGTTGACAATGATGATGCGTACATGGGTGTGCTCTACAAGAACCAGGGCAAAATGAAGGACCGCGAGAGCGGCTTTGATGAACAGAGACTCAGCTCTGACAGCGGATACATCATTCCTCTGCCGGACCTCGACCCGCTGTCACATGAAGACTACAGCAAGAGGAACCGCCACAG CTCTCAGACGTCGGAGGAAAGCGCAATAGAGACAGGCTCCAGCAGCTCCATGACGAAGCGTGAGGGAGAGACCCTGGAGGACATCACCTTGCTGGACGAGATGTGCTTGGACTCAGGAGACCTGGTGGAGGACAGTTTCCTGTGa